CGGACACTGGAGCACATGGTGGGCGCGGAACTCTTCGTCCGCGGGCCACGCTCCGTCGAACTGACCGATGTCGGACGGGTGCTGATGACGGAGGTCTCCGGCCTCGACGAGCGTGTCGCGAGCGCGCTCCGCGAGGTCCAGCGCGCGGCCCAGGACGCCACCCCACCCCTTCGGTTGGCGGTACGCGGCTGTGACGGAGGGCTGGCGGGCCGCCTCGTCGAGGAGTGCGCGGCCCGCCTGCCCGGCCAGAGAGTGGACCTGGTGTTCACCGAACCGCTGGCGCAGCCCGCAGCGGTCCGCTCGGGAGCGTGCGAACTGGCTCTGATCCGGGTGCCGTACGGCGCATGGGAGCTGGCGAGCGAGTCATGGCTGACAGAACCCCGTGTCGCGCTCCTGCCCGCGGACCACCCGCTCGCCCACCGCGCCGAGGTGAACCTCGACGAACTGGCCGGGGAGACGGTGGTGATGGGACCGGTGGCCAGTGAGCAGGAGCGCGCTTATGGGGCCGGCGTCGACCTGTGCGACCGTCCGTGGCGAGAAGGGCCCGCGATACGCGACTCCCTGGAGATTCTGTCGACGGTCGGTTTCGGGCAGGCGATCGCGTTCGTCCCCAGGTCCGTGCTGCCGGCGGACACCCACCCATGGGGCATCAAGATGGTGCGCGTACGGGACCTCTCGCCCAGCACCTTGCAGTTGGTCTGGCACGAGTCCAGCACCTCCCGGGCCGTCGCACGGTTCGTCCGGCTCGCGCTGGAGGTGTCGGACGTGGTGATGGCCCGCCACAGCGCGTCACTATCGACAGGCCCGGCGGCGGCAGTCCGCAATGCCGCCCCTGACCGGGCGACTGTCGTCGGTGGGGCCGCGGCGGGCACCGCCTTCGAAACCGGCTGATGAGGACCGTCGTGGAGCAGGCCTGACACGCTGGAAGCGCCCCGGGCCGCCCAACGGTGCCCGGCCGCCCCTGCTCGATCATCTCCGTGCGGAGTGGGGCCGAATGGGAGTGCTGTCGCTGTCGTCCCAGCGCCCGCTCGATGACCGCGCGGCAGTCTTCTTGGCGGCCCGCAGCCGCTCGATGCGCGCCACGTGGCCCGGGGTTCGGCAGTGCAGACGGACATGATGGTTTCGCTGGCACCGGGGCGTGAGAGCGCCTCGTACCCCACAGTGGAGCCGTCTCGCCACCGCGAAGGCCGGTCCGAAGGCACCGGATGTCTGTGGCCGATGTTGCACGAGGGCAGCATGGTGACGACGGTCATGTGGTGGGGACCGATACGGGCTCTGCGGGAGTTCCGCGGTGTCGAACGCGCGGGCCCGCGCTATCAGACCCATACCCGACAGGCATAAGTGCCCATGCCGGATCGGAACTTCCACATCCGTGGACCGAATGGTTCGCTGAGAGTGCGCCGGACGGACCGGTGTGCACAGCAAGGGGCACTACCCGATGAGACCCGTGATCGTGGTCGGGACTGCACGGCTTCAAGCCCACCGGGCATCGGTCTGTACATCGGAAGGGCGGGCGCCGGTTCCGATGGGGGTACTGGCTTCGCCCGCCGGTCGCGGTCCTGCCGTGATCATGTTGTCAAAGGGCGTGCTCGGTAGGGGTTAGCAGCGCTCTCGCGGTGTTGCTGCTCGTCGGCGGCGGAGCAGATGACAAGAACGTCTGGTGTCCGACCGGCCGCTCCGCTCGGCACGGCCTGCGCGGAGGCGTCCGTGCGTGCACCCAGCAGAAGACTTCCGCAGAAAATCGTCAACGCCTGTGCGAACTGAATTGTCCATCCTTGTTCGAGAACAGGTGTTCTGAGTTGAAGTTCACGTGCCGTATGCCGCTGTCGGGAAGGCCGGGCGTCGCGATTCTCGCCGCTGTCGGTATTACCGCGGGTGTGCTGATCGGCAAGGAGGGGCTCCGTACCGTGGTGGGCTGCGGTGCGGCCGATGACCGTTACCCGTCCCATACCGCGGCGGACTGGAAGGCGGGCGCTGACCATGTGGTGGTGGCGGTGCCGACCGCCGAGCGGGCCATCAACAGGCGGGACTTGGGCAAGGGGCCGGTGCGGTACACGGTCGAGCGGACGGTGACGCTCTCGAAGGAGAAGGTGCTGTGGTCCGCTCGCGCCCCTCGGCGTGAGCTGGGGAGCGCGTTCGAGATGACCGCTCCCGGCTGGTCGGTGTACCGGAGCGGCAAACGGGTCAAGGGCACGGCTCCCGCTGCTCCCCGGCTGGAGAGCGGTCACAGGTATGTCCTTGCCCTGCGCTGGGATGCCGACCAGTGGGTCGTCCTTGGAGAGGGCGCGGCTGTGCCGTTCGACGACCATGTGGCGGGGCGAGGGGAGTGGTGCGGTCAGGTGCTGAGCGAGGACGACTTCGCCAAGGGCGAGCGGTTCGCACAGCGGGACGACCACAGTCTGGAAGAGACCGTGCGGGGACAGG
The sequence above is a segment of the Streptomyces sp. Je 1-369 genome. Coding sequences within it:
- a CDS encoding LysR family transcriptional regulator, with translation MDLRQIRYFLAVAHERNFTRAARQLAMTQPALSRAIRTLEHMVGAELFVRGPRSVELTDVGRVLMTEVSGLDERVASALREVQRAAQDATPPLRLAVRGCDGGLAGRLVEECAARLPGQRVDLVFTEPLAQPAAVRSGACELALIRVPYGAWELASESWLTEPRVALLPADHPLAHRAEVNLDELAGETVVMGPVASEQERAYGAGVDLCDRPWREGPAIRDSLEILSTVGFGQAIAFVPRSVLPADTHPWGIKMVRVRDLSPSTLQLVWHESSTSRAVARFVRLALEVSDVVMARHSASLSTGPAAAVRNAAPDRATVVGGAAAGTAFETG